The following are from one region of the Poecilia reticulata strain Guanapo linkage group LG7, Guppy_female_1.0+MT, whole genome shotgun sequence genome:
- the slc25a33 gene encoding solute carrier family 25 member 33: MPQKDTLLHLFAGGCSGTVGAIVTCPLEVLKTRLQSSGLTLRPVFQVQLGTLSGAGVIRPGTVTPGLLQVLRSILEKEGPSSLFRGLGPNLVGVAPSRAIYFAAYSKSKEMFNGLLVPNSGLVHMSSAGTAAFVTNSLMNPIWMVKTRMQLEKKARGEKKMNALQCARYVYRTEGVRGFYRGLTASYAGISETMICFLIYETLKKHLAKSQFASPNGDNEKRASDFLRLMMAAAFSKGCASCIAYPHEVIRTRLREEGSKYKYFFQTGRLIAVEEGYAAFYRGLVPQLIRQIPNTAIVLSTYELIVHLLGDSK; encoded by the exons ATGCCACAGAAGGACACTCTGCTGCATCTCTTCGCCGGGGG ATGCAGCGGCACGGTGGGAGCCATCGTCACCTGCCCGCTGGAGGTGTTGAAGACACGGTTGCAGTCATCCGGCCTCACCCTGCGGCCCGTGTTCCAGGTCCAGCTGGGAACCCTCAGCGGCGCCGGGGTCATCCGACCCGGGACGGTTACACCGGGGCTGCTGCAGGTCCTCCG ATCGATTCTTGAAAAAGAGGGACCGAGTTCTCTCTTCCGAGGACTCGGGCCGAATCTCGTGGGTGTTGCCCCTTCAAG agCCATTTACTTTGCTGCATATTCAAAATCAAAGGAGATGTTCAACGGGCTGCTTGTCCCCAACAGTGGACTGGTGCACATGTCCTCAGCTGGTACTGCAG cttttgttacCAATTCTCTGATGAACCCCATCTGGATGGTCAAGACAAGGATGCAGCTGGAGAAAAA AGccagaggagagaagaagatgAACGCGCTACAGTGCGCTCGCTACGTTTACAGGACGGAGGGAGTGCGGGGTTTCTACCGCGGCCTGACTGCGTCCTACGCCGGAATCTCCGAAACCATGATCTGCTTCCTCATCTACGAGACGCTGAAGAAGCACCTCGCCAAGAGCCAGTTCGCCTCGCCGAACGGAGACAACGAGAAAAGAGCATCAGACTTCCTGCGGCTGATGATGGCGGCAGCTTTTTCGAAGGGCTGCGCTTCCTGCATAGCTTACCCACATG AGGTCATCAGGACCAGGCTCAGAGAAGAGGGCAGCAAGTACAAATACTTCTTCCAGACGGGGAGGTTGATAGCTGTGGAAGAAGGCTACGCAGCTTTTTACAGAGGACTCGTTCCGCAGCTAATCAGACAAATCCCCAACACAGCCATCGTCCTGTCCACCTACGAACTCATTGTCCACCTGCTGGGAGATTCCAAGTGA